In the genome of Fusarium fujikuroi IMI 58289 draft genome, chromosome FFUJ_chr02, one region contains:
- a CDS encoding related to mitochondrial genome maintenance protein Mgr2, producing MPPVAPINAGQHGPSNVDKLKMGAMMGGTVGVIMGFVFGTVNIFRYGAGPNGIMRTLGQYMLGSGATFGFFMSIGSVIRSDADPKLHEMYMRAQRRPIMLMANPAWRKS from the exons ATGCCTCCCGTCGCTCCTATCAATGCTGGCCAGCATGGCCCCTCCAACGTGGATAAAC TCAAGATGGGTGCTATGATGGGTGGAA CTGTTGGTGTCATCATGGGGTTTGTCTTTG GAACTGTCAACATTTTCCGGTACGGAGCCGGCCCGAACGGCATTATGAGAACCCTCGGTCAATACATGCTTGGCTCCGGAGCAACTTTTGG CTTCTTCATGTCCATTGGTAGCGTCATTCGATCCGATGCCGACCCCAAACTTCACGAAATGTACATGCGAGCTCAACGTCGGCCTATAATGTTGATGGCCAACCCCGCGTGGAGGAAATCATGA
- a CDS encoding related to TBP-binding repressor protein codes for MPLPASTRYWLKYDNGTLGNDDLSLPKATVQKIVSEILPPSAGVAFAKEARDLLIECCVEFITLISSEANEISEKEAKKTIACDHITKALEQLGFTDMVPAVLEAAAEHKEVQKGREKKADKFANSGMSMEELARLQEEQFAAARERHG; via the exons ATGCCTTTACCAGCGTCAACCAGATACTGGCTCAAATATGACAATGGAACACTCG GTAACGACGATTTGTCGCTCCCGAAAG CTACTGTCCAAAAAATTGTATCTGAAATTCTTCCCCCATCGGCAGGCGTGGCATTTGCTAAAGAGGCTCGCGATCTCTTGATTGAATGCTGTGTCGAGTTCATTACCCTTATTTCATCAGAGGCGAACGAGATTTCTGAgaaggaagcaaagaagactATCGCCTGCGATCACATCACGAAAGCTCTCGAGCAACTAGGCTTCACTGACATGGTCCCTGCTGTTCTCGAGGCAGCAGCTGAGCACAAGGAGGTTCAAAAA GgccgagagaagaaggcagaCAAGTTTGCCAACAGTGGCATGTCCATGGAGGAACTCGCTCGTCTACAGGAGGAGCAGTTCGCAGCTGCTCGAGAGCGTCACGGTTAG
- a CDS encoding corticosteroid 11-beta-dehydrogenase-like protein, with translation MITTKNPHSLELQNGDKLQILTEHQQYQSHSRFLNMSSKVFIITGASKGIGAAITRYLLDQSHKVVITARSSEPLECLKKSHPEQVQFIAGDIVEPQLPSKLVDLAVSSFGKIDGLVINHGMLAPKKFADTTVEEWKKIYDINVFSGIALAQAAIKELRKSKGCIVWVSSGAAAKQYAAWTSYGSSKAVYNSVSAHIALEEPDITSVAIAPGRVDTEMQGVLRSEGQSSMNKAQYDSFVEAKEKGILLKPDQPGNVMAKFVADPLKELSGKFFSWNSPEVEAYQE, from the exons ATGATAACCACCAAGAACCCCCattctcttgagcttcaaaaCGGTGACAAATTACAGATACTCACCGAACATCAACAGTATCAGTCACACAGCAGATTTCTCAACATGAGCTCCAAAGTCTTCATTATCACTGGTGCCAGTAAGGGCATTGGCGCTGCCATTACCCGTTACCTGCTTGACCAATCCCACAAGGTTGTTATTACAGCTCGATCATCCGAACCATTGGAGTGTTTGAAGAAATCGCACCCGGAACAGGTCCAATTCATTGCTGGAGACATTGTCGAACCTCAG CTGCCTTCGAAGCTGGTTGACCTTGCTGTATCCTCGTTCGGCAAAATTGATGGTCTGGTTATCAACCATGGCATGTTGGCGCCCAAGAAGTTCGCAGACACCACGGTCgaagagtggaagaagatttATGACATCAACGTCTTCAGCGGTATTGCCTTG GCCCAAGCTGCGATCAAAGAGCTACGCAAGTCCAAAGGCTGTATTGTCTGGGTGTCATcaggagcagcagccaaGCAATATGCCGCGTGGACAAGTTACGGTTCATCAAAGGCAGTCTACAATTCTGTCTCAGCTCACATTGCGCTTGAAGAGCCTGACATAACAAGTGTTGCCATTGCACCAGGTCGAGTTGACACTGAGATGCAAGGTGTACTGAGATCGGAAGGCCAATCATCTATGAACAAGGCACAATACGATTCCTTCGTTGAAGCTAAAGAAAAGGGCATCTTGCTAAAGCCAGACCAGCCAGGAAATGTTATGGCCAAGTTTGTCGCAGACCCGCTCAAAGAGCTGAGCGGCAAATTCTTTTC ATGGAACTCACCAGAGGTCGAGGCATACCAAGAATAG
- a CDS encoding related to VPS64 Vacuolar protein sorting codes for MTAVATPQTFSASRPAWGSINGNHQMNSEEGRGGIGMFAPRKTLTRSNSSSSVSSTSSNSSATTVASNGSHANGGTPLSSTSDLTQWSANGAPRKRPQPKAPWPPGKGEFQQQDMSRLPAGRGQGMITAHGPVQAGPGQAQMTSQGMMRPMSAEQVPPGQPVLYLLSLNGTFERKTIAVPFAPESLRIGRQTNQKTIPTPTNGFFDSKVLSRQHAEIYAERNGKIYIRDVKSSNGTFVNGTRLSQENRESEPHELQTSDHLELGIDIVSEDQKTVVHHKVAAKVEHAGFLSASSNVMDMNFGDLDPANGAMMMPSGPMQLRGRTNSNASMASNGRMMPNGAGVMNMQVNGMAQQRPFFLTPVATDQILKRLANEMRNARLQAQDLGRTNQFVHTLLSKDDLKDLEKPEGLEPPKPQPMVNGMGTPFRSDPKARFSDPPAPPPQQPLPEKPDVPSLKRGPTERPKSGPPNSPVRPDNLSQIVQLTEALNNAKRDIDSQTARMRELEEMLQKERSAREEAEELAKRLEESATVHMNGSAVPRSVASEEVSEATEDKSVPEAPEAEANEETPAVDAAQETAAALQSRIDMMESQMRDMKEQMEEWKQRCETVESERDADRKTLAEMVVQLRAEEALREAAEKKARSRSRKRDTDAAGAVVGETNADSGVSKSATGEAEVVDSATPDEALDAPTLSRASTITPATQKGVVRGQDQRLQAALPYASMLGVVLFGMGLMAYINGWQAEPPRPEQ; via the exons ATGACTGCAGTCGCAACTCCACAAACCTTCTCCGCGTCAAGACCAGCATGGGGTTCGATTAACGGCAACCATCAAATGAATTCggaagaaggtcgaggtGGCATTGGCATGTTCGCGCCCCGCAAGACCCTTACTCGATCCAACTCATCGTCGTCTGTttcctcgacatcttcgaaCTCATCTGCTACCACAGTTGCCTCGAACGGCTCCCACGCTAATGGCGGCACTCCATTGTCTTCAACTTCAGATTTGACCCAATGGTCGGCTAACGGCGCACCTCGAAAACGGCCCCAACCGAAAGCCCCCTGGCCGCCAGGAAAAGGGGAATTTCAACAACAGGACATGTCTAGACTGCCCGCTGGCAGAGGTCAAGGCATGATAACGGCCCATGGGCCTGTACAGGCCGGCCCTGGCCAGGCTCAGATGACATCTCAAGGAATGATGCGGCCCATGAGTGCCGAACAAGTTCCTCCTGGCCAACCggttctatatctattatcaCTCAACGGTACCTTTGAACGGAAAACAATCGCTGTGCCTTTTGCCCCCGAAAGCCTCCGTATAGGCCGACAAACAAACCAAAAGACCATCCCGACCCCAACCAACGGTTTCTTCGACAGTAAAGTGCTGTCCAGACAACATGCTGAAATTTATGCGGAACGCAATGGCAAAATTTATATACGAGATGTCAAGTCCTCGAATGGAACCTTTGTCAACGGGACTCGTCTATCACAGGAAAATCGCGAATCCGAGCCGCATGAACTGCAGACCTCCGACCATCTCGAGCTTGGCATCGACATTGTTAGCGAAGATCAGAAAACAGTCGTCCATCACAAAGTGGCTGCCAAGGTTGAGCATGCTGGCTTTCTTAGCGCATCGAGCAATGTCATGGATATGAACTTTGGCGACCTCGACCCAGCTAATGGCGCTATGATGATGCCTTCAGGGCCTATGCAGCTGCGAGGCCGCACTAACAGTAATGCATCTATGGCCAGCAACGGTCGGATGATGCCCAATGGCGCCGGTGTTATGAACATGCAAGTCAACGGAATGGCACAACAAAGACCATTCTTTCTTACCCCTGTTGCTACTGATCAAATATTAAAACGGCTTGCG AACGAAATGCGCAATGCTCGACTTCAAGCACAGGATCTGGGCCGCACTAATCAGTTCGTCCACACATTATTGTCCAAAGATGACCTCAAGGACCTCGAGAAGCCCGAAGGCCTTGAACCCCCTAAACCCCAACCCATGGTAAATGGAATGGGGACACCATTCCGTTCTGACCCCAAAGCACGGTTTTCTGATCCCCCTGCTCCCCCTCCCCAACAGCCCCTTCCCGAGAAGCCTGATGTGCCTTCACTTAAGCGTGGCCCAACTGAGCGACCGAAGTCTGGTCCTCCCAACTCACCTGTCCGGCCTGATAACCTCAGCCAGATTGTTCAACTTACCGAGGCCCTCAACAACGCTAAGCGAGATATCGACTCACAAACAGCACGGATGCGGGAATTGGAAGAAATGCTGCAGAAGGAGAGGAGTGCACGAGAGGAAGCAGAAGAGCTCGCCAAGCGCTTGGAAGAATCCGCGACCGTGCATATGAATGGGTCAGCTGTGCCCCGAAGCGTAGCTTCGGAAGAGGTGTCTGAAGCCACAGAAGACAAGTCTGTCCCTGAAGCTCCTGAAGCAGAGGCCAATGAAGAGACCCCTGCTGTCGATGCTGCACAGGAGACAGCCGCTGCTCTTCAAAGTCGAATTGACATGATGGAGAGTCAGATGCGGGATATGAAGGAGCAGATGGAAGAGTGGAAGCAGCGATGTGAGACTGTAGAGTCAGAGAGAGATGCTGATAGGAAGACGCTTGCCGAGATGGTCGTTCAGCTCCGCGCTGAGGAAGCACTTCGAGAAGCAGCTGAGAAGAAAGCTCGATCGAGGTCGAGGAAGCGAGACACTGATGCCGCTGGTGCTGTCGTTGGCGAGACTAACGCTGACTCTGGGGTTTCTAAAAGCGCCACTGGAGAAGCAGAGGTCGTCGACTCCGCTACTCCCGATGAAGCGTTGGACGCACCGACGTTGTCTCGGGCCAGCACGATCACACCAGCAACCCAAAAGGGTGTCGTGCGTGGACAAGACCAGCGCCTCCAAGCCGCGCTACCTTATGCCTCAATGCTTGGCGTTGTACTATTTGGCATGGGGTTGATGGCATATATCAATGGATGGCAGGCCGAGCCTCCCCGCCCTGAACAATGA
- a CDS encoding related to Hst1p and Sir2p — MGQEESSMSYGGPPITLTERSLDAVAEYIKTGRSKRIVVLTGAGISTAAGIPDFRSPGTGLYANLARLNLPYAEAVFDISYFRNHPEPFYVLANELYPGKFSPTVSHAFIALLARKGLLQMLFTQNIDCLERVAGVPSDKIIEAHGSFATQRCIECKEEYPDEKMKEHVFGGKVPHCDKEGCKGLVKPDIVFFGEALPKAFDNNTYQVAMADLVLIVGTSLSVYPFAALPGMAQEGKPRVLFNMEKVGQIGTRSDDVMELGDCDAGIRKLADALGWRDELEKLWRQTVGDAEADRQLGGREKDDVQDEVERLAAEVGAVVIDESDEGVPLEKEPTKHKDGPTVSEKPKDEDKQREPETATAITDLENDIKEAPKSQQTKLDRAHVEQLEAEASKTESLVTEPPKPQTPEEEPPKAEASKIEAKTGGTVSASLSNKEK; from the exons ATGGGCCAGGAAGAGTCCTCTATGAGTTATGGCGGGCCGCCCATTACACTTACTGAGCGTAGCCTTGATGCTGTCGCCGAGTATATCAAAACGGGTCGGAGCAAGCGAATTGTTGTCTTGACTGGCGCTGGTATCTCCACTGCTGCTGGAA TCCCCGACTTTCGATCGCCCGGAACAGGTCTTTATGCCAATCTTGCCCGCCTCAATCTGCCTTACGCCGAAGCCGTATTCGACATCTCTTACTTTCGCAATCACCCCGAGCCCTTCTATGTTCTAGCGAACGAACTATATCCAGGGAAATTCTCTCCGACCGTCTCCCATGCCTTCATCGCCCTTCTCGCCCGCAAGGGTCTTCTCCAGATGCTCTTCACACAGAACATCGATTGCCTTGAGCGCGTAGCTGGAGTACCTTCGGACAAGATCATTGAAGCCCATGGAAGCTTTGCGACACAGCGCTGCATCGAGTGCAAGGAGGAATACCcagatgagaagatgaaggagcaCGTCTTTGGAGGCAAGGTTCCCCATTGCGACAAGGAGGGGTGCAAGGGACTTGTCAAGCCAGATATTGTATTCTTCGGTGAGGCTCTACCCAAGGCATTCGACAACAATACGTACCAAGTAGCTATGGCCGACCTAGTTTTGATCGTGGGTACCAGTCTTAGCGTTTACCCTTTCGCTGCTCTCCCAGGCATGGCGCAAGAGGGCAAGCCCCGCGTGCTTTTCAACATGGAAAAGGTGGGCCAAATTGGAACCCGATCTGATGATGTGATGGAGCTCGGCGATTGTGATGCCGGTATTCGCAAGCTTGCTGATGCGCTTGGCTGGCGagacgagcttgagaagctctggAGACAGACCGTGGGCGATGCTGAGGCAGATCGACAGCTTGGCGGTAGAGAGAAGGATGACGTacaagatgaggttgagcgCTTGGCCGCCGAAGTTGGCGCTGTCGTTATTGACGAGAGCGACGAAGGCGTGCCATTGGAAAAAGAGCCCACGAAGCACAAGGATGGTCCCACTGTCTCGGAAAAGCCAAAGGACGAAGACAAACAACGAGAACCAGAAACAGCTACAGCTATTACAGATCTGGAgaatgatatcaaggagGCGCCCAAGAGCCAACAAACTAAACTAGATCGAGCCCATGTTGAGCAGCTGGAAGCCgaagcaagcaagacagAGTCTTTAGTCACGGAGCCCCCCAAGCCACAAAcccctgaagaagagccaccAAAGGCAGAGGCATCAAAGATAGAGGCTAAAACAGGAGGAACTGTATCAGCATCTCTCAGCAACAAGGAGAAGTAG
- a CDS encoding related to laccase precursor, with product MGNTNSSPFNLGDLGQLSQLQTNGESSYGTFDAPDLPTFLTDNPTPNGYPWSTMNSQTNYYQDQPNTGVIRRYDFTVSRGTIAPDGYELSTILVNGQFPAPLIEANWGDTIQVTVHNDLDDEGVSLHWHGILQKGMPWEDGVPGVTQCPIPPKKSFTYQFLADLYGTSWYHSHYSAQVAAGLFGPLVIYGPREKKDYDIDIGPVMLSDWYHKEYFDLVEEIMKPGGNGVVLSDSNLINGKMNFNCSSVAPGDKTPCKSNAGISKFRFKRGKVHRLRLINPSAEAIQRFSIDGHTMKVIANDFVPVQPYDTKVVTLGVGQRTDVLVRANGKLDSYWMRSNMSAICSLGRAPAALAAIYYDNANQKKAPKSQAWDIPDPETCANDDLSITKPVMKLPLPPADKTIELDISSFKNASNVTLWTLGGVAARTNYNSPTLLLSKLGNHTFEPEWNVINTGKAKSVRVVVNNKTPVAHPMHLHGFNMYVLHEGPGSWDGTIINRHNPQRRDVVQIRGNGHLVIQFDAGENPGVWPFHCHIAWHVSAGFLTQFLTNPDQVKKLRIPNVVAETCRQWGHWTLSNIPAQIDSGL from the exons ATGGGCAATACTAATAGCAGTCCATTCAATCTCGGGGACCTGGGACAATTGTCCCAGTTGCAGACTAATGG GGAGTCGTCGTATGGCACATTTGATGCACCTGACCTGCCAACTTTCCTCACTGACAACCCTACTCCCAATGGCTATCCTTGGAGTACCATGAATTCCCAAACAAATTACTATCAGGACCAACCAAATACCGGAGTCATTAGGAGGTACGACTTCACTGTCAGTCGGGGGACGATCGCCCCTGACGGCTATGAGCTGTCCACAATCCTCGTGAACGGGCAATTTCCTGCGCCTCTGATTGAAGCAAATTGGGGTGACACCATCCAAGTCACTGTTCATAACGACTTGGACGATGAGGGTGTCTCTTTGCATTGGCATGGTATCCTTCAGAAGGGAATGCCGTGGGAAGATGGCGTTCCGGGTGTAACCCAATGCCCGATCCCACCTAAAAAAAGTTTCACGTATCAGTTCCTGGCCGACCTCTATGGAACAAGTTGGTACCACTCTCATTATTCCGCCCAAGTTGCTGCTGGTTTATTTGGTCCATTGGTCATATACGGACcacgagaaaagaaagactaTGACATCGATATTGGACCTGTCATGTTGAGTGATTGGTACCATAAAGAGTATTTCgaccttgttgaggagattATGAAACCCGGTGGCAATGGTGTTGTTCTTTCCGacagcaatctcatcaacgGAAAGATGAACTTCAACTGCTCCAGTGTGGCACCGGGAGACAAGACGCCCTGCAAAAGCAACGCTGGCATCTCCAAATTTCGCTTCAAGCGCGGTAAAGTCCACCGCTTACGCCTCATCAACCCAAGTGCCGAAGCCATACAACGATTTTCCATTGATGGTCACACAATGAAGGTCATTGCCAATGATTTTGTTCCAGTACAGCCGTATGACACCAAAGTTGTAACTCTTGGAGTTGGCCAACGCACAGATGTACTGGTCAGAGCTAACGGCAAATTGGACTCATACTGGATGCGCAGCAACATGTCTGCCATCTGTAGTCTGGGTCGCGCCCCAGCTGCCCTTGCGGCAATCTACTACGACAATGCAAATCAGAAAAAAGCACCCAAATCACAGGCTTGGGACATCCCAGACCCAGAGACTTGCGCCAACGATGATTTGAGTATAACAAAGCCAGTGATGAAGCTACCTTTGCCTCCAGCTGACAAGACTATTGAGCTTGATATCAGCTCATTCAAAAATGCAAGCAATGTCACGCTCTGGACATTGGGAGGAGTGGCTGCAAGGACAAACTACAACAGTCCAACTCTGCTCCTCAGCAAACTTGGCAATCACACATTCGAGCCTGAATGGAACGTGATAAATACCGGAAAGGCAAAGAGCGTGAGAGTGGTCGTCAATAACAAGACTCCCGTGGC ACATCCAATGCACTTACACGGCTTCAACATGTATGTACTACATGAGGGGCCAGGTTCCTGGGATGGAACAATCATAAACAGACACAATCCACAGCGTCGCGACGTCGTCCAGATTCGGGGCAATGGTCATCTCGTAATACAGTTCGATGCCGGAGAAAATCCGG GTGTATGGCCGTTCCATTGCCACATCGCGTGGCACGTCTCGGCAGGATTTCTCACGCAGTTTCTCACGAATCCAGATCAAGTCAAGAAACTACGTATACCGAACGTAGTGGCTGAGACGTGTCGGCAATGGGGACACTGGACACTTTCCAATATCCCAGCACAAATCGACAGTGGATTGTAA